The nucleotide window CGTCGCCTTTAACAGCATTCTGGCAGAGATCGTCACCATCTCGGAGACGTACGCCGAAGGCGAGGAAGATCCTATCCGCCCCTTGCTGCATGTTGCCCAGGGATATGACAGCGCCTACCCGCTCACCGGGCAGGAGGTTGATCTATTGTTTGATGTCATGCGTCTGCGACTGGCGATGGCCTCCCTCATCATCAACTTCCGCAAGCTCAACGACCCAGAGGCCGGCACGCACCTGGAAGACCGCTTCTTTACGAAGATGCTCTTCAAACTCAACGAAATGGGGCAAGAGACTGTAACCCGTCGACTGCGTGACGCCTTGCGTTTCCCTGTTTACAGCCCGATCGATAATAATGGACAGCCGTTTTCAAACCATCAGGAAGCGTTGGTTCAACACCGCGAACAGCATCTGGGCAAAATCTGGCACTTTTATGATCAACCACTCCACATCACGCGGGCTCAGGGCGGCTGGATGTACAGCGCGGATGGCACCGCCTACCTTGATGCCTACAATAACGTGCCACAGATGGGCCATTGCCACCCCCATATCGTCAAAGCCATCGCTCGTCAGGCCGAGGCATTGAATACAAATACACGCTATATGTGTGACATTGTGGCTGACTACGCGGCACGACTGACTAAAGATCTCCCCGAGCATCTGGACACCTGCATCTTTGTTAATTCTGGCAGCGAAGCCAACGATCTCGCCGTACAGATCGCGCAGTCTTTAAGCGGCCATCAAGGCGGGTTGGTCCTTGATAACGCCTATCATGGCTGTACCGAGCTGACGACAAAATATTCTCCTGAATCATGGCAGCACCTGCCCGAAGCTCTGCATCCGAAACAGATCGAGTGCCTGATAGAGCCGGATATGTACAATGGTCCATACGCTGACCGCCCCGAGGCCGCTGCCCTTTACTCGGCAGATGCTGACCGCGCCATAGACGCGTTAGCCCGCCGTGGATTTAAGCCCGCCGTGCTGATGCTCGATACGGCCATGTGTGCCCATGGTGTGATCACGCCGCCCGACAGTTACTTTGACCGCGTGGCCGATAAGACCCACGCTGCCGGTGGCTATGTTATCGCCGATGAGGTGCAGGCAGGTCTTGGACGAATGGGCACATTCTGGGGATTCATGGGCGCTGGGCTAAACCCGGAAAAGGTGGACTTCATTACCATGGGCAAGCCAGTCGCTAACGGCCACCCGCTAGGTGTAGTGATTCTCTCCAGCGAGATGATGAAACAGTTCATTGGTGGCACCCATCCACTTCTGTTCAGTACGTTTGGTGGCAATACCGTTGCCTGTGCCGCAGGGATGGCGGTGCTTGACGTAATCGAACGTGAAAAACTGGTGCAGAAATCCAACGACATTGGCGATCAGTTACGTGCAGGACTCCGCCAGTTGGCTGAGAAACACTCTCTGATCGGCGACGTCCGCGGTCGCGGTATGTTGGTGGGTATTGAGCTGGTGAATTGCCGGAAGGAACGCACGCCAGCGGCAGAAGAGACTGAGCAGTTGATCAAAGAGATGATCCAACGCAACGTTATGATCGGTAAATCCCTCCCCGGCACCCTCAAAATTCGCCCATCACTGGGGTGGGGTAAAGAGGAGGTAGATTTCTTTATCAACGCGATGGACGAGAGTCTGAAAATGCTTGGTTGAGTTAGCGATAAGGCACCTTTAGGGAGGTAAGAACACTGCCTGTGACGAAATAGCCTGGCCAGATTCGCCGGGCTTTTTTTCGCCTATAGCTAATGATTAGAGCGCCTGTAATTAAGCGCTTCAGCTTGCGAGATAATTCATCCTCTGAATGACTTATGCCCATCGAAGTATCTGACCAAACATCAGCGTTGGATTAAAGATGACTATGCGGGGTGTTAAATGGAAGATTGGCCGTTAACCGGTATCGGTAGGTAAAGCAAAAGCTGATCAACCCGCGTTGGGTAAGCAAACATAGACTCTTCAGATAATTAATGGTTTTACCCCGATTTGTCAGACACCAACTTAAGAGTAGATAACCTGCTTTAACGAGGTGTTTAGATCTCCCACTTCAGAAGACAATACACCGTAGAGTATAAGCGTTAACCCATCGCTCTTATGCAACAAACCAATGGATCCATTACAGCTGTTGCAGGCGGAAATCAATCATAAAGCCCACTGGGATCAGGCTGTTATTCCTGACATAAGCTTGTTGCGATGTTGCTGGAGCGGCTCTTTGCTTAACTTTTGATTTCAGCTCTTGCTAAAAAAGGGCGGACCACCGATGCGGCCGACAATTGGTGAGAACTTTTTGGTGGTGACTGTAACGCAGCGGCCAGGAAACATTACAGAGCGCTATCAACTGTTTCACTTAGCTAAAGGACCTTACACAAGGACCTTACACAAGGGCCTTACACTATGAAGGCCCTTTTTTGATTATCAGATCAGTGTGTACTGTTTTTTCTGATCAATAAAGGCTTTTGCGTGTTGCTGCCAGCGTTCTACACTCAGGTTCTGGTCCAGAACCTGGTCAACCAGAGTAAAGTTTTTCTGTTGCCCTTTTTTGGTGATCACACCACTGAGCCGGTATACACCGCGATCTTCTTCCGGGGTCGCTAAAATGGTATAGCCTTTATAACGAATCGCACCCTCGGGCAGGGGCGTAAAAAGTGATTTCAGAGTGGATAGTAGGGACATGGTTCTCTCCTCTTTTTTTATCCCATGTATAGAGCAGGAGCAGGACAAGAGGAAGAGTCGAGATACCAAAGTATGTTTCTCAGACTATTAAAAAGGTACTAAGGTTGGATGCGCTACAGGCTTTCAAGCAGCAGTTATGGCATTTGGATCAGAGTGATAAATTATCTCTTTTCTGCCCTTTTAGTGATGCATCGCTTTTAAATAGAGTCATCAAACATAGTAAAGGCTCACTCAGAGATAGCCTTTCACTTATTCTCTTGAATTACTTTTCTGTACCTACTAGTATGTTTATAGTTATTCACAGGATTACAGGTTTTCTATGACAACCACGCGCGATCTGTTAGTCGATACGATGAAGCAATTGCTCTGGGAGCGCGGTTATGACGCAACCAGCCCGAATCATGTGCTCGAGCGCAGTGGTGTGGGTAAAGGCAGTTTTTATCACCACTTTAAAAGTAAAAAGAGTCTGGCGATTGCTGCGATGGAAGCACGGGCGGATGAGTTGATTACAGAGTTTGATACCGTGATTGCAACCACGCAAGGGGACTGGCTGGATAAAGTGAGTGCTTATCTGCGGATGCCGCGTCATGCCCTGACAGGGTGTCGTATCGGTCGGATTGTACAAGATCCCTCGGTGATAGATTCTGAACTTCAGGCACCCCTACAACGCTATTTTGGAGCTTTGCAGCAACGTTTGAGTGCGTTATACACTGATGCACGGAATGAAGGGAAACTGTCTGCGGGTTGTCAGCCTGAGGGATTGGCGACGGCGACCCTGAGTATTGTTCAAGGGGGCTTCGTTTATGGTCGGGCCGTATCCCAGGATCAGGCAGTTAATGACGCCTGTGAAAGCTTTATTGGTTTACTGGCGTCTCAAAGGCTTAATTAATCGGAAGAAATTATTGAGAGGTTAAAACGTGCTTTAGGGGTGAGTTTTTTTTGATATTACATTTGTACCTACTGGTATGTAAAGTGTGGAGTTAATCGTACCGTCATCTGGCTGTAAGGAGCGAATCATCATGCATAATCAATCGGTTCAGTCCGTTCTGTTGTCTTTTCTGTTTGTACTGATTTATGGATCTGGATTTGTCGGTGCGAAGCTGGGTTTGCTATATAGCGAACCGTTTACTTTTTTAGCAATGCGCTTTGCTCTGGCGGGTGCGTTGTTGATTGCTGCGGCATTTTTGCTGGGTGTGAAATGGCCCCGAAGACCCGGATGGTTGCTACTGAGTGGTTTACTGATGCAAGGGGTCTTCTCTGTGGGTGTTTTCTATGCCCTGTATCTTGGTATGAAGCCGGCCGTCAGTGCGCTGATCATTGCATTGCAACCCTTATTAGTCACTGTGCTGGCCGGGCCTTATCTGGGGGAGCGGGTATTGAAGCAACGCTGGATTGGTCTGGCTTTTGGCATGGTTGGGGTTGCACTCGTTGTGGCTGATGGTTTGGCCGTTGAAGGGATAACCTGGTTGAATCTGAGCTGGGCGGTGCTGTCATTATCAGGTCTGACGCTTGGACAGCTGATACAGAAAAAGCATTGTGCTGATATGAACTTAATCAGTGGGGGAGCAGTGCAGGTGTTAGCAACCCTGCCTCTGATGCTTATTCTGGGTGCGTTATTTGAAACGGGTGAGTTGATCTGGCATCCGGATCTGCTGATCGCTATTTTTTGGATGTCTGTGGGTGTCTCGATCGGTGCGCTCACGCTGCTATATATTCTGTTACTGAAAAACAGCGCCAGCCAGGTTGCCAGCGTCTTCTATGGCGTTCCCGTTGCAGCTGCACTGATTGCCTGGCCCCTGTTTGATCAGGTACCTGCTTCAGTGGACTGGATCGGTTTCGGTATTGTCGCTTTGGGTATCTGGGTCGCGAACTCATCATTCAGGGGGTTCCGCCTGAGAAAGCGGGTCACACCTTAGCCACCGATAGCCAGCAGGGCTAAATCCCCACTTCGGTGGCTTGC belongs to Amphritea atlantica and includes:
- a CDS encoding TetR/AcrR family transcriptional regulator — translated: MTTTRDLLVDTMKQLLWERGYDATSPNHVLERSGVGKGSFYHHFKSKKSLAIAAMEARADELITEFDTVIATTQGDWLDKVSAYLRMPRHALTGCRIGRIVQDPSVIDSELQAPLQRYFGALQQRLSALYTDARNEGKLSAGCQPEGLATATLSIVQGGFVYGRAVSQDQAVNDACESFIGLLASQRLN
- a CDS encoding DMT family transporter, producing the protein MHNQSVQSVLLSFLFVLIYGSGFVGAKLGLLYSEPFTFLAMRFALAGALLIAAAFLLGVKWPRRPGWLLLSGLLMQGVFSVGVFYALYLGMKPAVSALIIALQPLLVTVLAGPYLGERVLKQRWIGLAFGMVGVALVVADGLAVEGITWLNLSWAVLSLSGLTLGQLIQKKHCADMNLISGGAVQVLATLPLMLILGALFETGELIWHPDLLIAIFWMSVGVSIGALTLLYILLLKNSASQVASVFYGVPVAAALIAWPLFDQVPASVDWIGFGIVALGIWVANSSFRGFRLRKRVTP
- a CDS encoding aminotransferase class III-fold pyridoxal phosphate-dependent enzyme, whose product is MTKHSSLANRNPPQFELSQIKSLVRELYGLEGCFTALNSERDLAWLVRNEEGPQGVIKISNAQEPEGIVDLQIKAVEHILEQEPTLVVPPVIATRQGNAYEWITSDLSGERHMIRLIAFMDGRVVEDTPEAYCDEYYFNIGATMGRMNAALQSFYHPYADSNQHLWDLGHCLQLRDMLPGLPEGELRDLLTSTLDKAEQHTLPALKRTRCQLVHQDANDANVMVSHDDPTQIAAILDFGDVAFNSILAEIVTISETYAEGEEDPIRPLLHVAQGYDSAYPLTGQEVDLLFDVMRLRLAMASLIINFRKLNDPEAGTHLEDRFFTKMLFKLNEMGQETVTRRLRDALRFPVYSPIDNNGQPFSNHQEALVQHREQHLGKIWHFYDQPLHITRAQGGWMYSADGTAYLDAYNNVPQMGHCHPHIVKAIARQAEALNTNTRYMCDIVADYAARLTKDLPEHLDTCIFVNSGSEANDLAVQIAQSLSGHQGGLVLDNAYHGCTELTTKYSPESWQHLPEALHPKQIECLIEPDMYNGPYADRPEAAALYSADADRAIDALARRGFKPAVLMLDTAMCAHGVITPPDSYFDRVADKTHAAGGYVIADEVQAGLGRMGTFWGFMGAGLNPEKVDFITMGKPVANGHPLGVVILSSEMMKQFIGGTHPLLFSTFGGNTVACAAGMAVLDVIEREKLVQKSNDIGDQLRAGLRQLAEKHSLIGDVRGRGMLVGIELVNCRKERTPAAEETEQLIKEMIQRNVMIGKSLPGTLKIRPSLGWGKEEVDFFINAMDESLKMLG